A genomic region of Cryptococcus neoformans var. grubii H99 chromosome 13, complete sequence contains the following coding sequences:
- a CDS encoding cytoplasmic protein yields the protein MQSRRPGVPRPISLRLASDSTVSTNQSGLVPPISPNRNSFVGYLASPSSTDMGERLDSNISGASGKLAESETVIKDELDRLGYRYSLRVAVLHHHLLNAASAPSKRLSSSSSMTHRSYSLGTSGPPLPSPPGTSISPNDSRITTSAYSTPPHTPEPPSPGTPPPILRRKSSVWTLGKHKDSGDAVKLPKEFVLEFWGILGAEEGDMGWKSAIKNFTGIIKKGSKTPSGLNLREIPTLLEVFTSYIPPAGPGCAAKHVHQSHFLQLLYNVLPRSSYFSPMTRTQTQKEKELLARLRTEVQSYMLAPSPLPNADIASSGLVTSEKKSPVGIGRPTRQDSLRRKPSPVWDGDVNEMVNTVAQVWGVRRETLDKDVSEITSGTISIEQLYMADLKRAMTILSAQSPPFTTSQKNRQTYLSKALANLLKEFPDLATPVPASEYSSPMSPRGDPSNTFFTPPRTVEVFGRLAARAAEAGHGSKTRDLLERCREVWGISSKREKEKEIEEIIARWEGSIGTREELSIAKNIADGIGLIAVGLRPGDPLPAVLSQVLKRLLDMASKSLANIFPTTSSVPPAPPPSLLLIFNSSPELFASQPEATKVLDRLSDEIKGSAIAEYVAAVNNYLGGVGMLDDQILKVGDSDKDPVVEGLEKVATWMEREVSNVKKIWGRGLKSILDPASIIINRQLPLFLAEIHILQKPRVSASDIFTLYETTGKLLDLWDDLCFEQDHGFDLDEFFEPHVRAWLKDTEANRVGQWVERSVGMDSWVPEGENKHSQSVIDLFEFVRGSAQVILHELPLGEYKRAIYLIDYSRTVSYAVNQYASIVLGLFRHDINPVKAPTPASELQGKLGGKAGSWFAKGQQAVKNFEKKKIEGFLIPPAACVKLTDMGAAKTCLEDMAFAMEAKDTARIIKAHHLSGAPPDKTIRHLFTVMILRGEDLLGKGLVKAADGFVVVLDKQSGERCIKTKTVLNTQDPKWDQSFEVPVGAVKILELQVYDRQLVGKHDLIGTSTFKLDPRLFADYPTRDVVLPLNPRGTVHIRISMEGGEKHDVQYYLDAASRTCDRAAKDMVREIVDKMGEFIKAQISATTLQTLTKPLKDKKRTKTSLTEQEIEYSLGPLFEYLNENFSIFSVTLTFNTRIRVMLAIWHRIIEVTISLLVPPLSDKPYLAPSLPPQEVDIIFRWLQLLKAFFNAAEDGTELGVPLAQLQSGPYKDIIMLGQYMDLPTPKLKERCSAAVRAAGAGKSNGLSNGMKGSSLEGDDNERMAEVLLRIARTRPDTAEFLTHEITLLTKTRVEKQAGVL from the exons ATGCAGTCCAGGCGACCAGGCGTTCCTCGACCCATCTCACTCCGACTCGCCTCAGACTCAACCGTTTCTACGAATCAATCAGGTCTCGTTCCGCCAATCTCACCCAACAGAAACTCCTTTGTGGGCTATTTAGCATCTCCATCCAGTACCGATATGGGTGAGAGGCTCGACAGCAACATTTCTGGGGCTTCGGGCAAGCTTGCTGAATCAGAAACTGTGATCAAAGATGAGCTCGATAGGCTGGGATATCGGTACTCTTTGCGAGTCGC CGTGCTCCACCATCACTTACTAAATGCTGCTTCGGCACCCAGCAAAAGgctttcatcttcatcttcgatGACCCACCGCTCTTATTCCCTTGGTACATCAGGCCCGCCTTTGCCCTCACCTCCAGGTACCAGTATTTCTCCCAACGATTCGCGCATCACCACCTCTGCGTACAGTACTCCCCCTCATACACCTGAACCGCCTTCTCCCGGTACCCCACCTCCAATTCTCCGACGTAAGTCATCTGTTTGGACGTTGGGAAAGCATAAGGACAGTGGCGATGCTGTCAAACTTCCCAAAGAATTTGTGCTTGAGTTCTGGGGTATTTTAGGTgcggaagaaggcgatATGGGATGGAAAAGTGCAATAAAGAACTTTACTGGCATTATTAAGAAGGGGAGCAAAACTCCGAGTGGTTTGAACTTGCGTGAAATTCCGACTTTGCTTGAAG TGTTCACTTCTTACATTCCCCCTGCTGGCCCTGGGTGCGCTGCAAAACATGTTCACCAatctcatttccttcaacTTCTTTACAACGTTCTTCCCCGCTCGTCTTATTTCTCGCCCATGACGAGAACACAAACtcagaaagaaaaagagcTCCTCGCGCGACTGCGCACAGAAGTCCAGTCATATATGCTCGCACCTTCACCTCTACCCAACGCTGATATTGCTTCGAGCGGACTTGTCACTTCTGAAAAAAAGAGTCCCGTTGGTATTGGTCGTCCCACGAGACAAGACTCTCTGCGACGGAAGCCGAGCCCGGTGTGGGACGGAGATGTGAACGAGATGGTGAACACAGTGGCCCAAGTGTGGGGTGTGAGGAGAGAGACGCTGGACAAGGATGTTTCGGAGATTACATCCGGTACGATATCTATTGAGCAG TTGTACATGGCCGATTTGAAACGGGCAATGACGATTCTCTCcgctcaatctcctcccttTACAACTTCCCAAAAGAACCGCCAAACATATCTCTCAAAAGCACTTGCTAACCTCCTCAAAGAATTCCCTGACTTGGCAACCCCCGTCCCCGCATCGGAGTACAGTTCACCTATGAGTCCCCGAGGTGACCCTTCAAACACATTCTTCACACCCCCTCGAACAGTCGAAGTTTTCGGCAGATTGGCTGCACGCGCTGCGGAAGCTGGACATGGAAGCAAGACGCGAGATTTACTGGAGAGGTGTAGAGAGGTATGGGGCATCAGTAGTaagcgagagaaggagaaggagattgaggagaTCATAGCAAGATGGGAGGGAAGCATCGGTACAAGGGAGGAGCTCTCTATCGCGAAAAATATCGCAGATGGTATTGGTCTTATCGCAGTTGGTCTTAGACCTGGAGACCCGCTCCCAGCGGTCCTTTCCCAAGTTCTAAAGCGGTTACTTGATATGGCATCGAAGTCGTTAGCCAACATCTTCCCCACGACTTCTTCAGTTCCTCCAGCACCTCCGccatccctcctcctcataTTCAACTCTTCCCCAGAACTTTTTGCTTCCCAGCCAGAAGCAACCAAGGTTTTAGACAGACTTTCGGATGAGATCAAGGGGTCTGCTATTGCGGAGTACGTCGCTGCCGTGAACAATTACCTTGGAGGCGTTGGAATGCTTGACGATCAAATTCTGAAGGTTGGGGATAGTGACAAGGATCCAGTTGTAGAGGGACTGGAGAAAGTGGCGACgtggatggagagagaggtCTCGAACGTGAAGAAAAtctggggaagaggattgaaAAG CATTCTTGATCCGGCAAGCATTATCATCAACCGtcagcttcctcttttcttggcCGAGATCCACATCCTGCAAAAGCCACGAGTCTCTGCTTCTGATATCTTCACTTTGTATGAAACCACTGGCAAGCTTCTCGATTTGTGGGATGATCTCTGTTTTGAACAGGATCACGGGTTTGATCTTGATGAATTCTTTGAACCTCATGTTCGAGCTTGGCTGAAGGATACAGAGGCTAATAGGGTGGGACAGTGGGTGGAGAGGAGTGTTGGGATGGATAGC TGGGTcccagaaggagagaacaAACACAGTCAATCAGTCATTGATCTGTTCGAGTTTGTCCGTGGTTCGGCTCAAGTCATCTTACACGAATTGCCTTTAGGCGAGTACAAACGCGCCATCTATCTCATCGACTATTCTCGC ACCGTCTCCTATGCTGTCAACCAATACGCTTCTATCGTTCTGGGTTTGTTCAGGCATGATATAAACCCTGTCAAGGCCCCTACGCCAGCTTCAGAATTGCAAGGGAAATTGGGAGGGAAGGCGGGATCTTGGTTCGCTAAAGGTCAGCAGGCGGTGAAGAACtttgagaagaaaaagattgAAGGATTCCTAATCCCCCCTGCT GCTTGTGTTAAGCTCACCGACATGGGCGCTGCCAAAACATGCCTCGAAGATATGGCATTTGCGATGGAAGCTAAGGACACTGCACGGATCATCAAGGCTCACCATCTGAGCGGTGCTCCACCAGATAAAACAATCAGACATTTGTTCACAGTTATGATCTTAAGAGGCGAGGACTTGCTTGGCAAGGGTCTCGTGAAAGCGGCGGACGGCTTTGTCGTTGTCTTGGATAAGCAATCGGGGGAAAGATGTATCAAAACAAAGACAGTCTTGAACACACAGGATCCTAAATG GGATCAATCATTTGAGGTCCCTGTTGGTGCTGTCAAGATTCTCGAACTTCAGGTTTATGACCGTCAGCTCGTAGGCAAGCATGATCTCATCGGTACATCAACATTCAAGCTCGACCCTCGTCTCTTCGCCGACTACCCCACCCGCGACGTTGTCCTCCCTCTCAACCCTCGTGGCACCGTTCATATCCGCATCAGCatggaaggaggagagaagcaCGATGTGCAATATTACCTGGATGCCGCCAGTAGAACATGCGATAGAGCCGCAAAAGACATGGTTCGGGAAATTGTGGATAAAATGGGGGAATTCATCAAGGCCCAGATTTCAGCGACGACATTACAGACTCTCACCAAGCCTCTGAAGGataagaagaggacgaagacTTCGTTGACAGAACAGGAAATTGAGTATAGTTTGGGGCCATTGTTTGAATATCTCAATGAAAAT ttctccatcttctctgtTACCCTCACCTTCAATACTCGTATCCGGGTCATGCTTGCCATTTGGCACCGCATCATTGAAGTAACTATCTCCCTCCTCGTTCCCCCTCTATCCGACAAACCATACCTTGcaccttcccttccccctcAAGAAGTTGATATTATTTTCAGATGGCTCCAACTCTTGAAAGCATTTTTCAACGCAGCCGAAGACGGAACTGAACTGGGTGTGCCACTTGCGCAACTTCAATCTGGGCCTTACAAAGATATCATTATGCTGGGTCAGTATATGGATTTGCCAACGCCgaagttgaaggagaggtgTAGTGCGGCTGTCAGGGCTGCAGGAGCAGGAAAATCAAATGGGTTGTCGAACGGAATGAAGGGATCGAGCTTAGAAGGAGACGATAATGAAAGGATGGCAGAGGTGCTATTGAGGATTGCAAGGACAAG GCCAGATACGGCTGAGTTTCTGACTCATGAGATTACTTTGTTGACGAAAACGAGGGTTGAGAAGCAAGCCGGGGTTCTTTGA